One Phaseolus vulgaris cultivar G19833 chromosome 2, P. vulgaris v2.0, whole genome shotgun sequence DNA window includes the following coding sequences:
- the LOC137812075 gene encoding 18.5 kDa class I heat shock protein-like yields the protein MSLISSFLGGRRSNVFDPFSLDVWDPFKDSPFPNSLSSSFPEFSRQNSAFVSTHVDWKETPEAHVFRADIPGLKKEEVKVEIEDDRVLQISGERNVEKEDKNDTWHRVERSSGKFMRRFRLPENARVDQVKASMENGVLTVSVPKEDTKKPDVKAIEISG from the coding sequence ATGTCACTGATTTCAAGTTTCTTGGGTGGGCGACGGAGCAACGTCTTTGATCCTTTCTCCCTGGATGTGTGGGATCCCTTCAAGGATTCTCCTTTCCCCAATTCTCTTTCTTCCTCCTTCCCCGAATTTTCACGCCAGAATTCAGCATTTGTGAGCACCCATGTGGATTGGAAGGAGACCCCGGAGGCACACGTGTTCAGGGCTGACATTCCAGGACTGAAGAAGGAGGAAGTGAAGGTAGAGATTGAAGATGATAGGGTTCTCCAGATAAGTGGAGAGAGGAATGTTGAGAAGGAAGATAAGAACGACACGTGGCATCGCGTGGAGCGTAGCAGTGGGAAGTTCATGAGGAGGTTCAGATTGCCGGAGAATGCAAGAGTGGATCAAGTAAAGGCTTCTATGGAAAATGGCGTTCTCACTGTTAGTGTTCCTAAGGAAGATACTAAGAAGCCTGATGTGAAGGCCATTGAAATTTCTGGTTAA
- the LOC137812076 gene encoding 18.5 kDa class I heat shock protein: MSLIPSFFGGRRSNVFDPFSLEVWDPFKDFPFPNSLSPSFPEFSRQNSAFVSTHVDWKETPEAHVFKADIPGLKKEEVKVEIEDDRVLQISGERNVEKEDKNDTLHRVERSSGRFMRRFRLPENAKVDQVKASMENGVLTVTVPKEEVKKPDVKSIEISG, from the coding sequence ATGTCACTCATTCCAAGTTTCTTCGGTGGGCGAAGGAGCAATGTCTTTGATCCTTTCTCTCTGGAAGTGTGGGATCCCTTCAAGGATTTTCCATTTCCCAATTCTCTTTCTCCCTCCTTCCCTGAATTTTCACGCCAGAATTCAGCATTTGTGAGCACCCATGTGGATTGGAAGGAGACCCCGGAGGCACACGTGTTCAAGGCTGACATTCCAGGACTGAAGAAGGAGGAAGTGAAGGTAGAGATTGAAGACGATagggttcttcagataagcggAGAGAGGAATGTGGAGAAGGAAGATAAGAATGACACATTGCATCGCGTGGAGCGTAGCAGTGGGAGGTTCATGAGGAGGTTCAGATTGCCGGAGAATGCAAAAGTGGATCAAGTGAAGGCTTCTATGGAAAATGGTGTTCTCACTGTCACTGTTCCCAAGGAAGAGGTTAAGAAGCCTGATGTCAAGTCCATTGAAATTTCTGGTTAA
- the LOC137812077 gene encoding protein DEHYDRATION-INDUCED 19-like, whose product MDSDFWTSRLAAAKRQYTLQHHHQNSHLDRLGIDDFDVEEEVRPDFPCPYCYEDFDIASLCSHLEDEHSCESRVTICPICSVKVARDMLSHITLQHGHLFKVQRRRRLRRVALPNTQTLSILGRDLREAHLQVLLGGGGGGGYRSNSAAVSNVATDPFLSSFILNFPASEAEEISKSVVTTAEDSSAKNVTPEHIWKSSFDPSLSTEEREKRMRQAAGRSGFVQDLFLSTLLGD is encoded by the exons ATGGATTCTGACTTCTGGACCTCGCGTCTTGCCGCCGCTAAACGCCAATACACGCTTCAGCATCACCATCAAAATTCTCATTTAG ATCGGTTGGGAATCGATGATTTTGATGTGGAAGAAGAGGTGCGACCCGATTTCCCTTGCCCCTATTGTTATGAAGACTTTGACATCGCGTCTTTGTGCTCTCATCTCGAAGACGAACATTCTTGTGAATCAAGAGTCACG ATTTGTCCTATATGCTCCGTTAAAGTTGCAAGGGACATGTTAAGTCACATAACGCTGCAACATGGGCACTTATTCAAG GTACAGAGAAGACGCAGGTTAAGAAGAGTTGCTCTTCCAAACACTCAGACATTGTCTATCTTGGGTCGAGATCTTCGTGAGGCTCATCTACAAGTGCTTCTTGGTGGTGGTGGCGGAGGAGGATACCGGTCAAACAGTGCAGCAGTGTCTAATGTTGCTACTGATCCCTTTCTATCCtcatttattttgaatttcccGGCCTCTGAAGCTGAAGAGATTTCAAAATCTGTGGTAACAACGGCTGAGGATTCTTCTGCCAAAAATGTGACACCTGAACATATTTGGAAATCAAG TTTTGATCCCTCCTTGAGCACTGAAGAGCGAGAGAAAAGGATGAGACAAGCTGCTGGGAGATCTGGTTTTGTGCAGGACTTGTTTCTTTCAACTTTGTTAGGCGACTGA
- the LOC137812078 gene encoding uncharacterized protein At3g17950-like isoform X2, whose translation MNDEMPIGWPFGLGFLNTRLRDVESLPAAPVETHSMHIPSTSFSSFSSSNLDTESTASFFQDNSVSLGHLIGLRAGEKGRLYFPNSLRIEEREEKTLAKGSSSEVKQEDMSRGICIPILLEALLKISKSKKS comes from the exons ATG AACGATGAAATGCCTATTGGATGGCCATTTGGTCTTGGCTTCTTGAATACAAGACTTAGAGATGTAGAATCACTCCCAGCTGCTCCAGTAGAGACACACTCAATGCACATTCCGTCCACCAGTTTTTCCTCATTCTCATCCTCCAACCTTGATACTGAG TCCACAGCATCTTTCTTTCAAGACAACAGTGTATCCCTTGGGCATCTCATTGGACTGAGAGCAGGAGAAAAGGGACGCTTGTACTTTCCAAACTCATTGAGAATAGAAGAAAGGGAGGAGAAAACATTAGCAAAGGGTTCCAGTTCTGAAGTAAAACAAGAGGATATGTCTCGTGGAATTTGTATACCTATACTACTTGAAGCCCTTCTCAAGATTAGCAAAAGTAAGAAAAGTTGA
- the LOC137812078 gene encoding uncharacterized protein At3g17950-like isoform X1, giving the protein MVSENDEMPIGWPFGLGFLNTRLRDVESLPAAPVETHSMHIPSTSFSSFSSSNLDTESTASFFQDNSVSLGHLIGLRAGEKGRLYFPNSLRIEEREEKTLAKGSSSEVKQEDMSRGICIPILLEALLKISKSKKS; this is encoded by the exons ATGGTTTCAGAG AACGATGAAATGCCTATTGGATGGCCATTTGGTCTTGGCTTCTTGAATACAAGACTTAGAGATGTAGAATCACTCCCAGCTGCTCCAGTAGAGACACACTCAATGCACATTCCGTCCACCAGTTTTTCCTCATTCTCATCCTCCAACCTTGATACTGAG TCCACAGCATCTTTCTTTCAAGACAACAGTGTATCCCTTGGGCATCTCATTGGACTGAGAGCAGGAGAAAAGGGACGCTTGTACTTTCCAAACTCATTGAGAATAGAAGAAAGGGAGGAGAAAACATTAGCAAAGGGTTCCAGTTCTGAAGTAAAACAAGAGGATATGTCTCGTGGAATTTGTATACCTATACTACTTGAAGCCCTTCTCAAGATTAGCAAAAGTAAGAAAAGTTGA